From one Streptomyces sp. CA-210063 genomic stretch:
- a CDS encoding pectinesterase family protein — MTHLRSKRLPKRPGSRPGLGRSLATVAALVASLGLGAIAPADAAPETAGAVGTAGTAETARTSGPPGGWSDTPHGFASLDGGTTGGAGGKVVTVTDQASLARYASAEEPYVIRVAGAIDVAPFGSDIVVTSNKTIVGVGGTGEIVHGELHLNPGTSNVIIRNLTIRDSYVEGDWDGKTTDFDAIQMDTVDHVWIDHNRFEHMGDGLLDIRKDSRYITVSHNQFKNHNKAFGIGWTTNVRTEITIDHNWFSGTKQRNPSADNCAYAHLYNNYLSAQVADGDPVWTYGNWARGKTKMVIENSYYDGVQHPYQADATAELVQRGSILKNVGGRRDAWGTAFDPKDFYDYRLDPAAAVPALVTRISGPQQRIGTNTVLNVPGDYPTVQAAVDAVPDGNDGTVTLRIAPGTYRAKVLIPATKPNLVLQGTGQDRSDTVIVYDTPAAYGGSNGSATVRILASDVTARNLTFSNDFDEAAHELNGEQALAVKTTGDRIVFENTAFLGNQDTLMTDSPKLDVISRVYIRDSYIEGDVDFIYGRATTVVERSLIRALSRGSDTNNGYITAASTWKDNPYGFLITKSKVVSDAPPGTYLLGRPWHPGGEPNAIAQVLFRDTELPAAVKSSPWTDMSGFSWKDARFTEYRTYGPGAGVTADRPQLADADASAYTVARYLAGTDGWAPHRARTRTDVGDGR, encoded by the coding sequence ATGACGCACCTCCGTAGCAAGCGCTTGCCGAAACGGCCGGGGTCCAGACCGGGCCTGGGCCGGTCCCTGGCCACGGTCGCCGCCCTGGTGGCCTCGCTGGGGCTCGGAGCCATCGCTCCGGCCGACGCGGCACCGGAGACCGCCGGTGCGGTGGGGACGGCCGGGACCGCCGAGACGGCCAGGACTTCCGGACCCCCCGGTGGCTGGAGCGACACACCCCATGGCTTCGCCTCCCTCGACGGCGGTACCACCGGTGGCGCGGGCGGGAAGGTGGTCACGGTCACCGACCAGGCCTCGCTCGCCAGATATGCGTCCGCCGAGGAGCCGTACGTCATCCGGGTGGCCGGCGCGATCGATGTGGCGCCCTTCGGCTCGGACATCGTCGTGACCTCGAACAAGACCATCGTCGGCGTCGGCGGCACCGGTGAGATCGTCCACGGCGAGCTGCATCTCAACCCCGGTACCAGCAACGTCATCATCCGCAATCTGACGATCCGGGACTCCTACGTCGAGGGCGACTGGGACGGCAAGACGACCGACTTCGACGCGATCCAGATGGACACCGTCGACCACGTCTGGATCGACCACAACCGCTTCGAGCACATGGGCGACGGGCTGCTCGACATCCGCAAGGACAGCCGGTACATCACCGTCTCCCACAACCAGTTCAAGAACCACAACAAGGCGTTCGGGATCGGCTGGACGACGAACGTCCGGACCGAGATCACCATCGACCACAACTGGTTCAGCGGCACCAAACAGCGCAACCCGTCGGCCGACAACTGCGCCTACGCGCACCTCTACAACAACTACCTGTCGGCACAGGTGGCCGACGGCGACCCCGTGTGGACGTACGGGAACTGGGCGCGCGGCAAGACGAAGATGGTCATCGAGAACAGCTACTACGACGGTGTCCAGCATCCCTACCAGGCCGACGCCACCGCCGAGTTGGTGCAGCGCGGGTCGATCCTGAAGAACGTCGGCGGACGGCGGGACGCATGGGGCACGGCCTTCGACCCGAAGGACTTCTACGACTACCGTCTCGACCCGGCCGCCGCCGTCCCCGCGCTGGTCACACGCATCTCCGGGCCGCAGCAGCGGATCGGCACCAACACCGTGCTGAACGTCCCCGGTGACTACCCGACCGTGCAGGCCGCCGTCGACGCCGTGCCCGACGGCAACGACGGCACGGTCACCCTCCGCATCGCGCCCGGCACCTACCGCGCGAAGGTCCTCATCCCCGCCACCAAGCCCAACTTGGTGCTGCAGGGGACTGGACAGGATCGCTCGGACACCGTCATCGTCTACGACACGCCCGCCGCGTACGGCGGCTCCAACGGCAGCGCCACCGTGCGGATCCTCGCCAGTGACGTGACCGCCCGCAACCTCACCTTCAGCAACGACTTCGACGAAGCCGCGCACGAGCTGAACGGCGAGCAGGCGCTGGCGGTGAAGACGACCGGTGACCGGATCGTCTTCGAGAACACGGCCTTCCTGGGCAACCAGGACACCCTGATGACCGACAGCCCCAAGCTCGACGTCATCAGCCGGGTCTACATCCGCGACTCGTACATCGAGGGCGATGTCGACTTCATCTACGGCCGCGCCACCACCGTCGTCGAGCGCTCCCTGATCAGGGCGCTCAGCCGGGGCTCGGACACCAACAACGGCTACATCACGGCCGCTTCGACGTGGAAGGACAATCCGTACGGCTTCCTGATCACCAAGTCGAAGGTCGTCAGTGACGCGCCGCCCGGGACCTACCTCCTGGGCCGGCCCTGGCACCCGGGCGGCGAGCCGAACGCCATCGCCCAGGTGCTGTTCCGGGACACCGAGCTGCCCGCCGCGGTCAAGTCGTCGCCGTGGACGGACATGAGCGGCTTCTCGTGGAAGGACGCCCGGTTCACGGAGTACCGGACGTACGGGCCGGGGGCCGGTGTCACGGCCGACCGGCCGCAGCTGGCGGACGCGGACGCCTCGGCGTACACGGTCGCCAGGTACCTCGCGGGGACGGACGGTTGGGCGCCGCATCGCGCTCGCACTCGCACCGACGTGGGCGACGGCCGCTGA
- a CDS encoding ABC transporter substrate-binding protein → MKISNRRSRRAAVAIALGSVLALTATACGDDGSGAGGDKGSEGSGKGEIVFWDNNGGVRTDIWKEIITDFQKANPDIKVEYVGIASTEYQSKVDTALQGGGLPDVGGVGAAMAAGFAAQGALEPLDDRLSKSSLSGKLNEAMVESLKSAGGGDALYSIPTSANNGVLYYRTDLFEKAGLDEPTDWDKFYEAAEKLTDKDKNAFGYTIRGGAGSIAQALDAMYGQSGITSFWDSAGEKTTVNDPKNVEALEKYVGLYKKVTPAADLNNDFTKMVAQFDSGTIGMLNHNLGSYQDHVKAFGVDKFRGIPQPTGPGGKRVQVSNPVDGLGLFKSSKNKEAAWKFIEFATSHEENSKFNKSAGQVPANNEAAKDSWISEAEPTKLAAAALTDGSTTIVQLPYYLPDWNTISKTDNEPAFQKVMDGQTTAKEFLDSLADQLNKAQAEWNEQKKG, encoded by the coding sequence ATGAAGATCAGCAATCGCAGAAGCAGGCGCGCCGCTGTGGCCATCGCCCTGGGATCCGTACTCGCGCTGACCGCCACCGCCTGTGGTGACGACGGCAGTGGCGCGGGCGGCGACAAGGGGTCCGAGGGCAGCGGCAAGGGCGAGATCGTCTTCTGGGACAACAACGGCGGTGTCCGCACCGACATCTGGAAGGAGATCATCACCGACTTCCAGAAGGCCAACCCGGACATCAAGGTCGAGTACGTCGGGATCGCCTCCACCGAGTACCAGTCCAAGGTCGACACCGCCCTCCAGGGCGGCGGCCTCCCGGACGTCGGTGGTGTCGGCGCGGCCATGGCCGCCGGGTTCGCCGCGCAGGGTGCGCTGGAGCCGCTGGACGACCGGCTCTCCAAGTCCTCGCTCAGCGGCAAGCTCAACGAGGCGATGGTCGAGTCACTGAAGTCCGCCGGCGGGGGCGACGCCCTGTACTCGATCCCGACCTCCGCCAACAACGGCGTCCTCTACTACCGCACGGACCTGTTCGAGAAGGCGGGCCTCGACGAGCCCACCGACTGGGACAAGTTCTACGAGGCCGCCGAGAAGCTCACCGACAAGGACAAGAACGCGTTCGGCTACACCATTCGCGGTGGCGCCGGCTCCATCGCCCAGGCGCTGGACGCGATGTACGGGCAGTCCGGCATCACCTCGTTCTGGGACTCCGCCGGTGAGAAGACCACCGTCAACGACCCGAAGAACGTCGAGGCCCTGGAGAAGTACGTCGGCCTCTACAAGAAGGTCACCCCGGCGGCCGACCTCAACAACGACTTCACCAAGATGGTCGCGCAGTTCGACTCCGGCACGATCGGGATGCTGAACCACAACCTGGGGTCGTACCAGGACCATGTGAAGGCGTTCGGCGTCGACAAGTTCCGGGGCATTCCGCAGCCGACCGGTCCCGGCGGCAAGCGGGTCCAGGTCTCCAACCCCGTCGACGGGCTCGGGCTGTTCAAGAGCTCGAAGAACAAGGAAGCGGCCTGGAAGTTCATCGAGTTCGCCACCTCGCACGAGGAGAACTCCAAGTTCAACAAGTCGGCGGGGCAGGTGCCGGCGAACAACGAGGCCGCGAAGGACAGCTGGATCTCCGAGGCCGAGCCGACGAAGCTGGCCGCTGCCGCGTTGACCGACGGGTCGACGACGATCGTGCAGCTGCCGTACTACCTGCCGGACTGGAACACGATCTCGAAGACCGACAACGAGCCGGCCTTCCAGAAGGTGATGGACGGGCAGACGACTGCGAAGGAATTCCTGGACTCGCTGGCCGATCAGCTGAACAAGGCGCAGGCCGAATGGAATGAGCAGAAGAAGGGCTGA
- a CDS encoding rhamnogalacturonan acetylesterase produces MSLTRRQVTSAAVAAVPLAVAATGPASAAVSPGGARRERTIHIAGDSTAAQKYAAAAPETGWGMALPFFLRSGLKVANHAVNGRSSKSFIDEGRLDAILEVIRPGDFLVIQFGHNDSKVADPTRYTEPWTTYQDCLRQYIDGARARGARPVLATSVERRKFDAAGVAQPTHGDYPASMRALAEKEYVALLDVQALSIALWQKLGVEETKKYFNWTETEQDNTHFNPPGAIAVARLVVGELLRRRVLSPRDVRRSDEEIPDSWITWPEA; encoded by the coding sequence GTGTCACTCACCCGTAGACAGGTCACCAGCGCGGCTGTCGCCGCTGTTCCGCTCGCCGTCGCCGCCACGGGGCCCGCGTCCGCCGCGGTCTCGCCCGGCGGGGCCCGTCGGGAGCGCACGATTCATATCGCCGGTGATTCCACCGCCGCGCAGAAGTACGCCGCCGCCGCTCCCGAGACGGGATGGGGCATGGCTCTTCCGTTCTTCCTCCGGTCGGGGCTGAAGGTCGCCAACCACGCGGTGAACGGCCGTAGTTCGAAGAGCTTCATCGACGAGGGGCGACTCGACGCCATCCTCGAGGTGATTCGGCCCGGGGACTTCCTCGTCATCCAGTTCGGGCACAACGACTCCAAGGTCGCCGATCCGACGCGGTACACCGAGCCGTGGACGACCTACCAGGACTGTCTGCGCCAGTACATCGACGGCGCTCGGGCCCGGGGCGCCCGGCCGGTTCTCGCGACGTCCGTCGAGCGCAGGAAGTTCGACGCGGCCGGGGTGGCGCAGCCGACGCACGGTGACTATCCGGCGTCCATGCGGGCGCTCGCCGAGAAGGAGTACGTCGCTCTGCTCGACGTCCAGGCCCTGTCGATCGCCCTCTGGCAGAAGCTCGGGGTCGAGGAGACCAAGAAGTACTTCAACTGGACCGAGACCGAGCAGGACAACACGCACTTCAATCCGCCGGGGGCGATCGCCGTGGCGCGGCTCGTCGTGGGCGAGTTGTTGCGACGGCGGGTGCTTTCGCCGCGGGATGTTCGCCGTTCGGACGAGGAGATCCCGGACTCCTGGATCACGTGGCCCGAGGCGTAG
- a CDS encoding pectate lyase family protein gives MRPRIWHAHVMTSVVGCTALVLGVTGTGVASAAERDLGRQVLGAGDGWGSAEGGTTGGSAAKAEHIYTVTTWAEFKAALKDGGDAPKIIKVKGLIDAVSEGCEAFVTGGYDLQQYLKDYDPAVWGNDEVASGPQEDARVASAARQDSEIKANIPSNTTIVGVGKNSGILGGSIQIKGVSNVIMRNLTIEAPLDCFPKWDPTDDNNTGNWNSEYDTVVVYGTDHVWLDHNTFTDGRFPDSERPVYFGKVFQQHDGLTDIVRGSNYVTVSWNRYENHDKNMLIGNGDGLATTDAGKLKVTMHHNRFDGILQRSPRVRFGQVDVYNNHYVVTEAQKDDYYIFGVGISSQLHASDNAISLPPGASVGKVLKKWNESPLTAENNYVNGKLTDLIAVHNAEIPAETLQSGAGWTPTLRTKVHPPRAVPGIVAGGAGAGKVC, from the coding sequence ATGCGTCCTCGTATCTGGCATGCCCATGTCATGACATCTGTTGTCGGCTGCACCGCCCTCGTGCTCGGTGTCACCGGGACCGGAGTGGCCTCTGCCGCCGAGCGTGACCTCGGTCGGCAGGTGCTCGGCGCCGGTGACGGCTGGGGCTCGGCGGAGGGTGGGACCACCGGTGGCTCGGCGGCCAAGGCCGAGCACATCTACACGGTCACCACCTGGGCGGAGTTCAAGGCCGCGCTGAAGGACGGCGGTGACGCGCCGAAGATCATCAAGGTCAAGGGCCTGATCGACGCCGTCTCCGAGGGCTGTGAGGCCTTCGTCACCGGCGGGTACGACCTCCAGCAGTACCTCAAGGACTACGACCCGGCCGTCTGGGGCAACGACGAGGTCGCCAGCGGCCCGCAGGAGGACGCGCGGGTCGCGTCCGCCGCCAGGCAGGACTCGGAGATCAAGGCCAACATCCCGAGCAACACCACCATCGTCGGCGTCGGCAAGAACTCCGGCATCCTCGGTGGCAGCATCCAGATCAAGGGCGTCTCGAACGTCATCATGCGCAACCTCACCATCGAGGCCCCGCTCGACTGCTTCCCCAAGTGGGACCCGACCGACGACAACAACACCGGCAACTGGAACTCCGAGTACGACACCGTGGTCGTCTACGGCACCGACCACGTGTGGCTCGACCACAACACGTTCACCGACGGGCGCTTCCCCGACAGCGAGCGGCCGGTCTACTTCGGCAAGGTCTTCCAGCAGCACGACGGGCTGACGGACATCGTGCGCGGCTCCAACTACGTGACCGTGTCCTGGAACCGCTACGAGAACCACGACAAGAACATGCTGATCGGAAACGGCGACGGCCTCGCCACCACCGACGCCGGCAAGCTCAAGGTCACCATGCACCACAACCGCTTCGACGGGATCCTCCAGCGCTCCCCGCGCGTGCGGTTCGGTCAGGTCGACGTCTACAACAACCACTACGTGGTCACCGAGGCGCAGAAGGACGACTACTACATCTTCGGCGTCGGCATCTCCTCGCAGCTGCACGCCAGCGACAACGCGATCTCGCTGCCGCCCGGCGCGAGCGTCGGCAAGGTCCTGAAGAAGTGGAACGAGTCGCCGCTCACCGCCGAGAACAACTACGTCAACGGCAAGCTGACGGACCTCATCGCCGTCCACAACGCCGAGATCCCCGCGGAGACCCTCCAGTCCGGCGCCGGATGGACGCCCACCCTGCGGACCAAGGTCCACCCGCCGCGTGCCGTGCCGGGCATCGTCGCGGGCGGCGCGGGTGCCGGGAAGGTCTGCTGA
- a CDS encoding pectinesterase family protein, whose amino-acid sequence MTERQIELSRRSFVVASVGAALALGVAPYAHAARGRSVFGRYGSPSARLSEQTLYVDAGGSGDFTTVQAAVTAASGSGYTLVVAPGVYRETVAVSVARTQMTWIGASGDARDVVVVYDNAAGTPKPGGGTYGTTGSATTLVQADGFTARDITFANDWLRADHPGISGTQAVAIKVQGDRSAFVRCRFLGHQDTLYADSMALGTFARQYFRDCYAEGDVDFVFGRATAVFERCHFHTLTRTDLTGAPYGFVFAPSTAGANPRGYLVTRGRITSEAPDAYYKLARPWVPSSDTTARPMLTVRETRLGAGIDAVAPYATMSSGFPWQDQRFAEYRNTGPGAVVSVPANRPQLTDEQAESATREVHLGDWTPWERC is encoded by the coding sequence ATGACGGAACGTCAAATAGAGCTCAGCAGAAGGTCGTTCGTCGTCGCCAGTGTCGGGGCCGCGCTCGCGCTCGGGGTCGCGCCGTACGCCCATGCCGCCCGTGGACGGTCCGTCTTCGGGCGGTACGGATCGCCGTCCGCCCGGCTCAGCGAACAGACCCTGTACGTGGACGCCGGCGGTTCCGGCGACTTCACCACCGTCCAGGCCGCCGTGACCGCCGCGAGCGGCAGCGGATACACGCTGGTCGTCGCCCCGGGCGTGTACCGGGAGACCGTCGCCGTCAGTGTCGCCCGTACGCAGATGACCTGGATCGGCGCCTCGGGGGACGCCCGGGACGTCGTGGTCGTGTACGACAACGCGGCCGGCACCCCGAAACCCGGCGGCGGCACCTACGGCACCACCGGGTCGGCGACCACGCTCGTGCAGGCCGACGGGTTCACCGCGCGGGACATCACCTTCGCCAACGACTGGCTGCGTGCCGATCATCCGGGGATCAGCGGCACCCAGGCAGTCGCCATCAAGGTGCAGGGCGACCGGTCGGCGTTCGTGCGATGCCGGTTCCTCGGTCATCAGGACACGCTGTACGCCGACTCGATGGCACTCGGCACCTTCGCCCGGCAGTACTTCCGCGACTGCTATGCCGAGGGGGACGTGGACTTCGTCTTCGGGCGGGCCACGGCCGTGTTCGAACGCTGTCACTTCCACACCCTGACCAGGACCGACCTCACGGGCGCCCCGTACGGGTTCGTCTTCGCGCCCTCCACCGCGGGCGCCAACCCGCGCGGCTATCTGGTGACCCGAGGCCGGATCACCAGCGAGGCACCGGACGCCTACTACAAGCTGGCCCGCCCCTGGGTGCCCAGCTCGGACACCACCGCCCGGCCCATGCTCACCGTGCGCGAGACCCGCCTCGGCGCCGGGATCGACGCGGTCGCGCCCTACGCCACCATGTCGTCGGGCTTCCCCTGGCAGGACCAGCGGTTCGCCGAGTACCGGAACACCGGACCCGGCGCCGTCGTCTCCGTCCCGGCGAACCGGCCCCAACTCACGGATGAACAGGCCGAGTCGGCCACCCGCGAGGTCCACCTCGGTGACTGGACCCCGTGGGAGAGGTGCTGA
- a CDS encoding pectinesterase family protein yields the protein MRRRTLLTGIAGGLVAAGAAPAFAHNRRVLHVRPGGSVQAAVDAVDGSGWTIVVHPGTYREVVNIPAGKGGLTLRGASRDPRATVIVFDRANGTPRPEGGTYGTAGSATFTSAAPGLTVRDLTLANDWLRADHPDVTGTQAVAAYVTGDRSHVENVRFLAHQDTLFADTTALDAFDRQYYRHCYIEGDVDFVFGRARAVFDSCHFRTLQRDVSFTPKGMVFAPATARANPYGFLALRSRITSGAEDAAYKIARPWVPSYETTAWPSLVVRDTWIGPGIDAVAPYTNMREAYPWQTMRFREYANSGPGAVISVPENRPQLTDAEAGAHTRRTYLGDWRPYGRS from the coding sequence GTGCGTCGGCGCACACTGCTCACCGGGATCGCCGGCGGCCTGGTGGCCGCCGGCGCGGCACCCGCCTTCGCCCACAACCGCCGGGTCCTGCACGTGCGGCCCGGCGGGTCGGTCCAGGCGGCCGTGGATGCGGTGGACGGCTCCGGGTGGACGATCGTCGTCCACCCGGGGACGTACCGCGAGGTCGTCAACATCCCAGCAGGCAAAGGGGGGTTGACCCTGCGCGGCGCGTCCCGCGACCCCCGCGCCACCGTCATCGTCTTCGACCGCGCCAACGGCACCCCCAGGCCCGAGGGCGGTACCTACGGCACCGCGGGCTCCGCCACCTTCACCTCGGCGGCGCCCGGGCTGACCGTACGCGACCTGACCCTCGCCAACGACTGGCTGCGCGCGGACCACCCCGACGTCACGGGGACGCAGGCCGTCGCCGCGTATGTCACCGGGGACCGGTCGCACGTCGAGAACGTCCGGTTCCTCGCCCACCAGGACACCCTGTTCGCGGACACCACCGCGCTGGACGCCTTCGACCGGCAGTACTACCGGCACTGCTACATCGAGGGTGACGTGGACTTCGTGTTCGGGCGGGCCCGGGCCGTCTTCGACTCCTGTCACTTCCGCACCCTCCAGCGGGATGTGTCCTTCACCCCCAAGGGCATGGTCTTCGCCCCCGCCACCGCCCGGGCCAACCCCTACGGCTTCCTCGCCCTCCGCAGCCGGATCACCTCCGGCGCCGAGGACGCGGCGTACAAGATCGCCCGTCCCTGGGTGCCGTCGTACGAGACGACCGCCTGGCCCTCGCTGGTCGTGCGGGACACCTGGATCGGCCCCGGGATCGACGCGGTCGCCCCGTACACCAACATGCGCGAGGCCTATCCCTGGCAGACCATGCGCTTTCGCGAGTACGCCAACTCCGGTCCGGGCGCGGTGATCTCGGTGCCGGAGAACCGGCCCCAGCTCACGGACGCCGAAGCCGGGGCGCACACGCGGCGGACGTATCTGGGGGACTGGAGGCCTTATGGCCGCTCATGA
- a CDS encoding dienelactone hydrolase family protein produces MAARAPVRRRAFVVGAGAAALFAGTGAGAGTDAAASVAASASAAAAGAEPSGAAEAAALEGALPDFHPLLKEELRFPLAWGTSPIRDFRTWRRAARAKVEEHLFVARDDTPYTPEFGGQRSEGDGYTRELVTFSLTRYSRVRGALLTPHGTGPFPAVLLLHDHGARFDIGKEKLVRPWYDDTRLTSAQAWADRYFSGRFVGDELARRGYVVLALDALGWGDRGPVTYDQQQALASNFSNLGSSLAGLMAREDVRAAAFLAGLDRVDRRRVAALGFSMGAFRAWQTAALSDDIAAAASVCWMTGLKEVMVPGNNILRGQSSYYMLHPGLARHLDFPDVASIGAPKPMLFLHGGQDPLFTGEGLRVAHEKLRAVWRSRHAGERLDIRIRPDLGHVFTAPMQDDAFTWLDAVL; encoded by the coding sequence GTGGCCGCTCGTGCTCCTGTGCGGCGCCGCGCCTTCGTCGTGGGCGCGGGGGCGGCGGCGCTGTTCGCGGGAACGGGAGCGGGAGCGGGAACGGATGCGGCGGCATCGGTAGCGGCATCAGCATCGGCAGCGGCGGCCGGGGCGGAGCCCTCGGGTGCCGCCGAGGCCGCCGCGCTGGAAGGCGCCCTCCCCGACTTCCATCCCCTCCTCAAGGAGGAGCTCCGCTTCCCGCTCGCCTGGGGCACCTCGCCGATCCGGGACTTCCGCACCTGGCGGCGGGCGGCTCGGGCCAAGGTCGAGGAGCATCTGTTCGTCGCCCGGGACGACACCCCGTACACCCCCGAGTTCGGCGGGCAGCGATCCGAAGGGGACGGCTACACACGGGAGTTGGTCACCTTCTCCCTCACCCGGTACAGCCGCGTCCGGGGCGCCCTGCTCACCCCGCACGGCACCGGACCGTTCCCGGCCGTCCTCCTCCTGCACGACCACGGCGCCAGGTTCGACATCGGGAAGGAGAAGCTGGTCCGGCCCTGGTACGACGACACCCGGCTGACCTCCGCGCAGGCCTGGGCCGACCGGTACTTCAGCGGGCGTTTCGTCGGCGACGAACTGGCCCGGCGGGGCTATGTCGTCCTCGCCCTCGACGCGCTCGGCTGGGGTGACCGGGGACCGGTCACCTACGACCAGCAGCAGGCCCTCGCGAGCAACTTCTCCAACCTGGGCTCATCACTCGCCGGGCTCATGGCCAGGGAGGACGTGCGCGCGGCGGCCTTCCTGGCGGGCCTCGACCGGGTGGACCGGCGCCGGGTCGCGGCCCTCGGCTTCTCCATGGGCGCCTTCCGGGCCTGGCAGACGGCCGCGCTCAGCGACGACATCGCGGCCGCCGCGAGCGTGTGCTGGATGACCGGGCTCAAGGAGGTCATGGTGCCCGGCAACAACATCCTGCGCGGCCAGTCCTCCTACTACATGCTCCATCCCGGGCTCGCCCGGCACCTCGACTTCCCCGACGTGGCGAGCATCGGCGCCCCCAAGCCGATGCTCTTCCTCCACGGCGGCCAGGACCCCCTCTTCACCGGCGAGGGTCTCCGGGTCGCCCACGAGAAGCTGCGCGCCGTCTGGCGCTCACGCCACGCCGGGGAGCGGTTGGACATCCGCATCCGGCCGGACCTCGGCCATGTGTTCACCGCCCCCATGCAGGACGACGCCTTCACATGGCTGGACGCCGTCCTGTAG
- a CDS encoding right-handed parallel beta-helix repeat-containing protein yields the protein MHRTRISLTALATAAATAAGLGILATPAQAATVVVSNSTDLSNAIKNATAGTVIQVRGGTYYPTATLQSTANGTSSSRIQLQPYGSETVKIDGSNLPDGDWIFKLTADYWTVSGITFQNSPDSAVVCQSCASTVWDNIRTINGGDSGFTLTGDSTTNNLVRNIDSYGHYDAATHGENADGIAVKFGSGSGNLITGARLYNNSDDGLDFWSFSSPVTVEHTWAMGNGKNRWSDSAFAGDGNGYKLGGDGEVVAHVINNSAAWDNAGNGFTENSNKGAIVINRTTAYANAKWGYYFATGAGRLGKNLAVGNGSGSVNKGSSVVSSGNNWDSGISTPSFRSTDATSTYNARSSSGTLPATTFLTTGSTTIGATMN from the coding sequence ATGCATCGTACGAGGATCTCCCTCACCGCTCTCGCCACCGCCGCCGCGACCGCCGCCGGCCTCGGCATCCTGGCGACCCCCGCCCAGGCCGCCACCGTGGTCGTCAGCAACTCCACCGACCTGTCCAACGCCATCAAGAACGCCACCGCCGGCACGGTCATCCAGGTACGCGGCGGCACCTACTATCCGACGGCGACCCTCCAGTCGACGGCGAACGGCACCTCCTCCAGCCGGATCCAGCTCCAGCCCTACGGCTCCGAGACCGTGAAGATCGACGGCTCGAACCTCCCCGACGGCGACTGGATCTTCAAGCTGACCGCCGACTACTGGACCGTCTCCGGGATCACCTTCCAGAACTCCCCGGACAGCGCGGTCGTCTGCCAGTCCTGCGCCTCCACGGTCTGGGACAACATCAGGACCATCAACGGCGGCGACTCCGGCTTCACGCTCACCGGCGACAGCACCACCAACAACCTGGTCCGCAACATCGACTCGTACGGCCACTACGACGCGGCCACCCACGGCGAGAACGCGGACGGCATCGCCGTGAAGTTCGGCTCCGGCAGCGGCAACCTCATCACCGGTGCCCGCCTCTACAACAACTCGGACGACGGTCTGGACTTCTGGTCCTTCTCCTCGCCCGTCACCGTCGAGCACACCTGGGCGATGGGCAACGGCAAGAACCGCTGGTCGGACTCCGCGTTCGCGGGCGACGGCAACGGCTACAAGCTGGGCGGCGACGGCGAGGTGGTCGCCCATGTCATCAACAACTCGGCCGCCTGGGACAACGCCGGCAACGGCTTCACCGAGAACAGCAACAAGGGCGCCATCGTCATCAACCGCACCACCGCCTACGCCAACGCCAAGTGGGGCTACTACTTCGCCACCGGCGCGGGCCGCCTCGGCAAGAACCTGGCGGTCGGCAACGGCTCCGGCTCGGTGAACAAGGGCTCGTCGGTCGTGTCGTCCGGCAACAACTGGGACTCCGGCATCTCCACGCCCTCCTTCCGCTCCACCGACGCCACCTCGACGTACAACGCCCGCTCGTCGAGCGGCACGCTGCCCGCGACCACCTTCCTGACCACGGGCAGCACGACCATCGGCGCGACGATGAACTGA